Part of the Vigna unguiculata cultivar IT97K-499-35 chromosome 3, ASM411807v1, whole genome shotgun sequence genome, CAACGCAAAACAATCAAAACCAGAGGGCTTGCACAATCAATTTTAATCTAATCTTAACAAAACTTAAACACAACAGAATTCTTCTACAGCATAATTATGCCATTCATGCATTAACTACAATGGCAAACAAAGACTTAATTCAATAATGACACAGCCAGAAACACTTCAAATCCTAGCCGTAGGTTCAAGAAAACTCAAGAACCAGAAAGAGCTATAacaatacttttaatttttaatttagtgcTGTTTAGGTAACAAGAAAACACAAATGCACAACGAATTTCCCTTCGAAACGTCCAATTCATACTTACTAAAACCAATAATTCCCTGGGCTACAACTCAAAGCCAAACAAGAACAGTTCTTGAAACACTAAGCAATATCGACAGCAAAATTGACATTataagaaaccctaatttccgAGCCATTGTACAAACCCCCAATTCTCTAACCACCGAAACCGTAGAGGGTCCTGCCTTGCCTCTTGAGAGCGTAGACAACGTCCATGGCAGTGACGGTCTTGCGGCGAGCGTGCTCGGTGTAGGTGACAGCGTCGCGAATCACGTTCTCGAGAAAGATCTTGAGAACACCACGGGTTTCTTCGTAGATGAGACCACTGATACGTTTAACACCACCACGTCTAGCAAGACGGCGAATAGCGGGCTTGGTGATTCCCTGAATGTTATCCCTCAGAACCTTACGGTGTCGTTTGGCACCTCCCTTTCCGAGCCCCTTGCCACCCTTTCCTCTTCCAGACATGGCTGacgatttttctttcttctctgaCACAGAACTGAATATGCAAGCAAACAACTTGGCGGGGTAGTGCGAGAATCCAGGTGTTTATATAGATACGGGAAAAGATCTTTGGCCGTTGGATTGGTTAGCGATCCGTGTGAATACGTAATTACGCCGTTGGATTGAAATGGTTGATTTTTATTGGCGGAAAGCGTGTGACGCGGATAGTGAGGTTTGAAATGTGTATTTCTCTCGTTGGGAATTGTGTCTGTGagaaaacacatattttttgCGCGGGTGCGAAGTGAATCCAATGGTGAGCgcaatttaattatgaaattttgaatgaaaatccAACGCGCTCGTGTGAAAACGTAATCACATTTTGGGTAATTTCGGATTTGGCTTTGCAACGCGGGAAAATGTAATTGAGATTTCAGGCACTAACCTAGATCATAATTTGTGCATGCCCAATCAGcaaaaactttaaaatgttTCGGTTGTCTATtctcataaaaagaaaattaagaatataaattCCTTCAAAATTATGCAATCGAACAAATCACTAACGGCGATTTAGTTGATAATGGAGCATTACTTTAACTTTATTTCCACTCAAGCAATCTATAAATTTTgtgattataattatatattataaaaagtgataaattattaatttatcattataagtatatgtcataaaaataaaaatagaataataataataatattttctgttgagggaataaatattaattctttCATAAATTAGtactacaaataaaaatataatgtatcATATTTCAAATAGCAATTAGATGAAATTTATGCTCATTCCAGCATATCATAGGTTCAAGTTGGAGCagagttaaaaattaaaatttttccgACTATAAATGAAAAAGGAATGAATTTACTTAACTCTCAAGTTATGCAAATTCAAATCGAATTAGATTAAGTTAACCATCAACccacttcttttttatttttgaataaaaaaactgatttaattatatttatctatattttttgatgtatttaagatcatacaaatttaaatatccaaaaaatgataaagttgTTTTCATcctacaaatttaaatattttgcacCCTAATGagtaatctttttaatatataatcttATTGATGGAGCTCCATGAATATGTAAAgtatttttatcaacaaaaataaatatacgtaaaaaatgaataattgaattatcctaacttttatatatatatatatatatatatatatatattaaaaaaattgttcttcCTTCTTCTGATAGTATTCCCTCTTCTATCGAGGAGTGATAAAAgatagtttttcaaaaaaaattatattgttaaaaagtagattttaaaatttctaatatatacatttCGAGTATGAGattatacattaattttatattagttataCTATAAATCCTCTAACCTATGACTATGATATCAAGTTAAGAAATGaacttataaatttaattcaaccttacaaaattgaCTTATAATGTAAAGTTTGTaactacttatatattataaagtgaTACACATCTATTTGTTAAATAGTTATGCAGTATTGAAGTGTTTtcacttaaatatttattggaaGTGATTCAACTAGGATTGAAGATTGTTGGTGAATAATAAagcaaattttaatttggttaagAAACCAACAACTCATGAGAGGACCAATTATATTGAGATTGtatatcattttcttcatgttaacttaataatgaaatatatattcacGCAAACTAAAAATATCTTAGAAAAATCTATATAAAatgaaacatttaaaaaaatgtgaaaggTGTTGGACAtggatttttaaaaactttgaattaAGCAGAAGAATATTCTAAGTTAatcacaaatataaaaatgtttaattgagTTAAATGTGTGGTTAAACACAATGAATGTATAATCATGCTAATGGAACTTACTAAATATAGTATATGGTAATAGCTTTTGTTATACTTAGACAATCTTATAACATATAGATGGACTAATCGGAATAATCTTATTTGTTAAGTTTGTAGATGGTCTAacctaacaataataattatgttttgattaaataatatttttttaagtatgtCAAATAAAAGCATTGAGTAGTCACATATTCGACACACTATCAAACTCTAAATGTCTACCCTTCAAATTCATTTAAGAAAAATCTACATATTAAGCTTCCTAAGATGAAATGCTCAATATACATCTATCGGTACAATatacaaattcattttaaatttgttataatatacaagagctcataaaatcGATTCGTGAGACTCCATATGTATTTTAACACATTATATCAAGATTATGTGTACTAACTTTTGAGTTCTTagtacaagaaaaacatgttaaGAACAAAAACTATTTCAAGAATAACAAATTGGGTGCTAGAAAGTGTGTTGTCATCTAAAAGGCTGCCAATCTTTAATGAAGATTTGACAtgtgaataaaatatttgaatgcaACGTACAACATCCAATGATCTTATTCAAGATgtctataaataaaaatctcaTAGTGAAAAAATAAGTAACACTTTTACGGTGAATCACACGACATGTTGtgcatgttaaatatttttcttatagtaTTAAGTCTTGAGAATGTATGGAAGACTAGTTTTAAAAAGTGTTATCTTCTTAATAGTTATGGTGTAATTATTTCTACTTAACAACACTCACTACAACAACTCTGATTTATAACCGGGGTTTATTAGGAGGGGTTAAAATAACCTCAAGTAATTTGTTTATAGGGTAGAGGTTTTTTAAAACCCCGAGAAGTGTTGGAGTTTTTTTAAATGAACAGCAGGAAATCTTATTTCTCACAACTTTTTCATAATTCCTCTTTTCTTACTTTTAAGTTATATTCTCTTTGCGCGACCTAACACCATAATCTTTTCTCACTACTTCATTTCTCAATCTCAggtaaaattttcttttgcaatctTTGAATCTTAGTAAAAAGTTGAGTTTCCCTCTCTTAATCGTAGCTTCTCAATTGTAGCTTTCAATTTATCTGCATTTCTATTTCTAAATCTTCATCGGTCAATGGCAACTGTGAATTGGTAAtggatttcaatttttttttcactttcatgtCAATTTCTTACTTTCCCTCTTTAATCGAAATTTGTCCTGCATTGCGTTCAGTGGTTCTAGTTTGTTCATTGTAGCTTTGGTAGTTCGTGTTGCTTAACAGTTGTCTCATGTGTTCAAAATTGCTTCACAGGTTTGTTACTTAACCTAATCTAAAGTTGTTACAACAATTAAACAATACCTATTGTGCGTAGCGAGGTTTTAAAATTTGCCAATGAAGGGTTGAGCATGCTTCTTAATAGGGGCAGAGTGAttcaatgataattttaatttgcttTTAGTTTGCTTTTCCTACTTTAACTGAAAGTGAATACGTTATTTATTAAGCAGTCACTCAAGAAAATTCTGGCTGGAATCCCTTCACTAATTGATGTTCAAGTTCGAAAGactatgatataaaaaataacttaaaaaatgttcttcaattgttaaaaaaaaactaggacAAAATTGAACTAAAGGCACAAAagtggggactaaattgaaacaatcaggtatatatgggtactaaattgaaatcagtaCAATGACATTTGTCACACGGGCATTATCCTGTCATGTGACACTgacattgccacgtgtcacaacaaggacttgacacgtggcaacaaaaaaaaattgcgaaaaaaaaaataaaaagttaaaaaggttaaaaaattttaaaaaattttaaaaaaccaaAGAGTGCCACATGGTGTGCcgttatttttttctgaaaggaCCTGATTGaggcactttttcaaaagtgggacGCAATTGACACTGTTTTTCCTGcaggtaccaaattgacacactcCTACTAAAGTGAGtatcatccgagtaattaaacctaaaagttagaatacatcacttgatgaaaatgacgcaaagaacaaataataaacataataataaaattttaacatagatcttatatcttttgaactccaatatatgtttgatggtgataaaaaaatattcatagcaattacattaaatttttatattgtagtaaataaaaattatttatacaattatagtgaaaaaattaaagtatgattgtaataaattagaaaagaaaaaataattagataaaatatatcgaaatcaTATtctacatgattaaaataaataaaaaataaaaaaataaaaaaattaataaatgtgtgtcttataaacaatttggagactattgaaaagaatcgcacaaagaaaaacaaatgtataattaagggtataataagatgaaaaatatcttagagatctaaaaaaacttttcaaatatcaacatatatactcaatggttggaaaataacaaaaattattttagcgaaataaaatagttcttcaaatgaaacaaaaattaataataataagtaattttttttatattacctagtaaatgaaaggtttatgctattaaaaacttaaattgttagtattaaacattctcatcttaaaggaaaatatacaataaataaaaatattaaaaaataatagaaatattaaaatgttagaaatattttttttaattgacatacataattttaacataattacataaaggttatgataagatagaaaatatattggagatgtgaaAGAGTTTCgtaacaaaccaaataattaaaagaaataaaagatatatatatatatatatatatatatatatatataagattacttaattaattgtgaatattttaacaatttaaacgATGATTGAGATATGGtggggacgagtattatggcgggatatgtacatcctcatccccatccccatactcaattgaaaaaattgggaattccccatacccatacacatacctagtcaatgcaaagattccccgtcaaaatggggacgggttcgggtaaTACCCAcagggacgagtttatttgccatctctagtacTAACACAGTTAACTTTACAAACTCCTCAAATATGATCCTCTTTCATATCATGGTCTCATATGTGAAGCCTCTTCAACTCTTACCACCTTATT contains:
- the LOC114176185 gene encoding histone H4, with translation MSGRGKGGKGLGKGGAKRHRKVLRDNIQGITKPAIRRLARRGGVKRISGLIYEETRGVLKIFLENVIRDAVTYTEHARRKTVTAMDVVYALKRQGRTLYGFGG